In Vairimorpha necatrix chromosome 8, complete sequence, a single window of DNA contains:
- a CDS encoding putative SP-containing protein, producing the protein MFFYIKKPSFLDFSKKEYDNEQVKRFTVTQRAGVSNTKLIIYDDDSVYLKNGSQFFKLSESTMNKKNYVAKLEDEKLTVEENIDKKYFIHKL; encoded by the coding sequence atgtttttttatatcaaaaagCCCAGTTTCCTAGACTTCTCCAAAAAGGAATACGACAATGAACAGGTTAAAAGATTTACTGTCACACAGCGTGCCGGTGTCTCAAATACTAAACTTATCATTTATGATGATGATTCTGTGTATCTGAAAAATGGGTCTCAGTTTTTTAAGTTGTCTGAGTCTACAatgaataaaaagaattatgTGGCCAAATTAGAAGATGAGAAATTAACTGTAGAAGAAAATATCGACAAGAAGtattttatacataaattgtaa
- a CDS encoding double-strand-break repair protein (MRE11) yields MKILITSDNHLGYKESDPLRHDDSFNTFDEILKLAVFYKVDLILQVGDFYHENRPSRYCINRSINILRKHLTETSKDKDEFKDGHEHEYKEEYDEHIYMNNIYKVNIPMICIHGNHDDPSGFNKISTLDILNSAGLISYIGKDINPCPFLQYDNIRIYGVGYIKDKDVSDLFKNIIFKDLSSDFFNILLVHQNRVPRNRDYLCPSVIPHEFNLVVYGHEHDPLIIRNKTLLLQCGSTVRTSLSEAECNEKYCYILEDEDKLYKIRLNSVRPFIMEDSNLYEEKEIIEYINKLLETKLNQKDKSNLKEYYVDVKDDESNLKDDHVIKDRDDKIHDDIKRQKHFNDNMSINVMNMLNPLKYSPLLPLVRLRIFTTNTLNINKNRLSHIFKDKVSNPQDMIKLIPPKKVKNKSSTIVYQSQNITEIISSHLKCTPLECIPEYKFIEHFNKDSTFIDMIEENVEEYSKEIQYENCMIEDLRDEIRKIKDKLSARNKYEDQVEDSQEDVLQEDVIDGNEDVIDGNEDQVEDSQEDVVHEDVIDEYSSENEPINVEEANNNNTVNINIEDNNNIVDINIEEANKYTVDMNNDVRNILVGRDSKTVRMSLNNNVLVHEDIISDFSKEIITSSSFIKLEDSKSGFIKTDESGVRKIYEEEDSTDLLIDF; encoded by the coding sequence atgaaaatctTGATTACTTCTGACAATCACCTTGGCTACAAAGAATCAGACCCTTTAAGACATGACGACTCTTTCAATACATTTGATGAGATCTTAAAACTTGctgtattttataaagttgATCTTATTTTACAAGTTGGCGATTTTTATCATGAAAATCGACCATCAAGATATTGCATAAATAgatctataaatattttaagaaagCACTTAACAGAAACCAGTAAAGACAAAGATGAATTTAAAGATGGACATGAACATgaatataaagaagaatatgatgaacatatttatatgaataatatttataaagtaaATATCCCCATGATTTGTATACATGGGAATCATGATGACCCTTCAGgctttaataaaatctcaACTCTtgacattttaaattctgCTGGTCTCATCTCTTACATAGGCAAGGATATAAATCCTTGCCCTTTCCTACAATACGATAATATTAGAATATACGGTGTAggttatataaaagataaagaTGTCTCAGATTTATTTAAGAATATAATCTTTAAAGATTTATCttctgatttttttaatattttactagTACACCAGAACAGAGTCCCAAGAAATAGAGATTATCTCTGCCCGTCAGTGATACCCCATGAGTTTAATTTAGTAGTTTATGGTCATGAACATGATCCCTTGATAATAAGGAATAAGACATTATTACTCCAGTGTGGATCTACAGTAAGAACAAGCCTGAGTGAAGCAGAGTGTAATGAGAAGTATTGTTATATATTGGAAGATGAGGATaagttatataaaattagacTTAATAGTGTGAGACCATTTATAATGGAAGATAGTAATTTATATGAAGAGAAAGAGATAATTGagtatataaataagtTATTAGAAACGAAATTAAACCAGAAAGACAAGTCAAATCTAAAAGAGTATTATGTAGATGTAAAAGATGATGAGTCAAATCTAAAAGATGACCATGTTATAAAAGACAGAGATGATAAAATACACgatgatataaaaagacaaaaacattttaatgATAATATGTCCATAAATGTCATGAATATGTTGAATCCCCTGAAATACTCCCCTCTTCTCCCTCTAGTAAGATTGAGGATCTTCACTACTAATACtcttaatattaataaaaacagaCTCAGTCACATTTTCAAGGATAAAGTCAGTAACCCCCAAGACATGATCAAATTAATCCCCCCTAAGAAAGTTAAGAATAAGTCCAGTACGATAGTCTACCAGTCTCAGAATATTACAGAGATAATCTCCAGTCACCTGAAGTGTACCCCCCTTGAGTGTATTCCCGAGTACAAGTTTATAGAgcattttaataaagacaGTACATTTATAGACATGATAGAAGAGAATGTAGAGGAATATAGTAAGGAGATACAGTATGAGAACTGTATGATAGAAGATTTAAGGGATGAGATAAGAAAGATCAAAGATAAATTAAGCgcaagaaataaatatgaagatCAAGTCGAAGATAGTCAAGAAGATGTATTACAAGAAGATGTTATAGATGGGAATGAAGATGTTATTGATGGGAATGAAGATCAAGTCGAAGATAGTCAAGAAGATGTAGTACATGAAGATGTTATAGATGAATATAGTAGTGAAAATGAACCAATAAATGTAGAAGAAGccaataataataatacagtaaatataaatatagaagataataataatatagtagatataaatatagaaGAAGCCAATAAGTATACAGTAGATATGAATAATGACgtaagaaatattttagtcGGTAGAGATAGTAAAACTGTAAGGATGTCCCTTAATAATAATGTACTAGTCCATGAAGATATAATTAGTGACTTCagtaaagaaattataactAGTAGTAGTTTTATTAAGCTTGAAGATTCAAAGAGTGGATTTATTAAGACGGATGAATCAGGAGTAAGGAAGATATATGAAGAAGAAGACAGTACagatttattaatagaTTTCTAA
- a CDS encoding ribonuclease, which produces MTLIKKTGSSYIIISSYNTFLFDYHTNIPFVDTIFISNSSNIEILYLTLDVPIYITRPVYTQLLYKQDKNRNISDLFYKNCIFINYNQKIMFNKVEICVLPSGLYFGWCMFKINDLLYFSDISFVNKICTSVKIIKDIKFILWGNVEKETKRDTIESFNECLKNNLKINRNNPQISSPIEIYVEFPNFLLDIVLHINLYFNISVRVDCPDICRFINYLNSESDWINDKYTGLNLNITETSKIILKKKTIEDFSIKKEDYSINVKGVNNNKFNISTSASYEDIKKHFSAEILDIEKGVYYERPDMNYEDVLVDGNLDLVNKSCYIVGEMINTDMNDQIKSIIIRENIDIFKSIFESENYAYIDGIYYFKRLGIKIYEEDGRFKIRF; this is translated from the coding sequence ATGACTCTTATTAAGAAAACAGGATCATCATACATTATAATATCATCATACAACACATTCCTCTTCGACTACCACACTAATATACCATTTGTTGATACAATATTCATTTCTAATTCTTCtaatatagaaatattgTATCTTACTTTAGATGTACCAATTTACATAACAAGGCCTGTTTATACACAATTACTTTATAaacaagataaaaatagaaatatttcagatttattttataagaattgtatatttataaattataatcaGAAGATTATGTTTAATAAAGTGGAGATTTGTGTACTTCCTTCTGGACTGTATTTTGGATGGTGTATGTTCAAGATTAATgatttattgtattttagTGATATTTCGtttgttaataaaatatgcaCTAGTGTCAAGATCattaaagatataaaatttatattatggGGAAATGTTGagaaagaaacaaaaagagACACTATTGAGTCATTCAATGAGTGTCTCAAGAATAACTTAAAGATTAATAGAAACAATCCTCAAATTTCGAGTCCTATAGAGATTTATGTCGAGTTTCCTAATTTCCTATTAGATATTGTGttacatataaatttatattttaatatttcagtCAGAGTAGATTGTCCAGATATTTgtagatttataaattatctcAATTCCGAATCTGACTGGataaatgataaatataCAGGACTAAATCTTAATATAACAGAGACAAGTAagataatattaaagaagaaaacaaTAGAAGATTtctctataaaaaaagaagactACTCTATAAATGTAAAGGGtgttaataataataagtTTAATATAAGTACTAGTGCATCATAcgaagatataaaaaagcatTTTAGTGCTGAGATTCTCGATATAGAAAAAGGAGTGTATTATGAAAGACCAGATATGAATTATGAAGATGTCTTAGTTGATGGAAACTTGGACTTAGTAAATAAGTCATGTTATATTGTAGGAGAAATGATTAATACAGATATGAATGATCAGATAAAAAGTATAATAATAAGAGAGAATATAGACATATTTAAGAGTATATTTGAGAGTGAAAATTATGCTTATATTGATGggatatattattttaaaagattaggaataaaaatatatgaagAAGATGgaagatttaaaataagattttaa
- a CDS encoding hydroxyacylglutathione hydrolase encodes MNIKFVAIRVSEDENLMYLFYTDKIAFSVDSTRPHLLLDCLQRTFDNIFYLPEEIEDLPKREPRKLLYSFTTHHHEDHSKGDRILKDLVPDIIQDNNTVLIGDIRVECIKTPCHTRDSICILVDNKYMCTGDTIFYLGTGCFFEGTPGDMMKCINKISEYDEDILLLYGHNYKKRNLDFIRKECPHIKHKETERIFLTIKEEKKENPFFLVKNEKELGNLRTKKDNFNKSIY; translated from the coding sequence atgaatattaAGTTCGTCGCAATAAGAGTCTCAGAAGATGAGAATCTTATGTATCTCTTTTATACTGACAAGATAGCCTTCTCAGTAGACTCCACTAGACCCCATCTCCTCTTAGACTGTCTCCAGAGAACATTTGACAATATCTTCTATTTACCAGAAGAAATAGAAGATCTCCCTAAAAGAGAACCAAGGAAATTACTCTACTCCTTCACTACTCATCATCATGAAGATCACTCTAAAGGAGACAGAATACTCAAAGATCTAGTACCAGACATAATACAGGATAATAATACAGTACTTATAGGAGATATCAGAGTAGAGTGCATAAAGACACCCTGTCATACAAGAGACAGTATCTGCATCTTAGTAGACAATAAATACATGTGCACTGGAGACACAATCTTCTACTTGGGGACGGGGTGCTTCTTCGAAGGCACCCCTGGGGACATGATGAAATGCATAAACAAGATCTCTGAATATGACGAGGATATTCTACTTCTATATGGGCATAATTATAAGAAGAGGAATCTGGACTTCATAAGGAAAGAGTGTCCCCATATCAAACATAAGGAAACTGAGAGAATATTCCTTACTATAAAAGAAGAGAAGAAAGAGAACCCTTTCTTCTTAGTCAAGAATGAGAAAGAACTAGGAAACTTAAGGACTAAGAAAGATAACTTCAACAAATCAATATACTAA